The window ggttgagctcgcacaaaaaaaccaaaccgacctacattgtaaattttttatgcaacaccagaACTAGAAAACTTCTTCTACGGTAAAAAAATCCATTACCTGCATGCGTgcgttgttaaaaaaaattgcgcaatgtcggctgaaaaatatccgTCGAGGCTATTCCACGACCgttgtcggctattgagttttttattcaatccctgaatgaaatatgcatgaggTCGGttagcaaatatttttttggcgaggtgggttaatgttttcctggccgaataaatgggaacatgtcaatttcggccgaaacaaaacgtcggttgagctcgcacaaaaaaacctagccgacctatattgtacattttttatgcaacaccaaaacaagaaaacttcatctgccgtaaaaaaacattatctgcccgcgagcgtttttaaataaaaattgcacaatgtcggctgaaaaatatcaatcggggctatttcacgaccgttgttggctattgagttttctattcaatccctgaatgaaatAAGCATGAAGTCGGTtggcaaatatttttttgccgaggtgggttaatgttttcctgaccgaataaatgggaacatgccagtttcggccgaaacaaaacgtccgTTGAGCtcacacaaaaaaacctagccgacctacattgtaaattttttatgcaacaccaaaacaagtaAACTTattctgccgtaaaaaaaaacattatctgccAGCTAGcgtctttgaaaaaaaaattgtgcaatgttagctgaaaaatatcaatcgGGGTATCTCattaccgatgtcggctattgagttttcaattcatttcgtgagcgaaatttgcatgatgtcggtaaggaaatgtttgATCCAACTCATCCTGTGAAGCTTCATTtatagacctcgatcggtcatgtttactggccgacgtcgactgtcatttttttcgatcaatattggtgaataatatctttttgccgagatgggcaaatgttttcctggccgaataaatcgGAACATGCCCGTTTctgccgaaacaaaacgtcggttgagctcacACAAGAAAACCAAACCGACCtacatggtaaattttttatgcaacaccaaaaagtGAAAACTTCTTCTACGGTAAAAAAAACCATTATCTGCCAGCGagcatttttaaaacaaattgcgcaatgtcggctgaaaaatatccgtcgaggctatttcacgaccgttgtcggctattgagttttctattcaatccctgaatgaaatatgcatgaggTCGGttagcaaatattttttttccgaggtgggttaatgttttcctggccgaactAATAGGaatatgccagtttcggccgaaacaaaacgtcggttgcaCTCGCACGAATAAACCCATACGACGTACATTATCTGCCAGCgtgtgttttttaaataaaaattgcgcaatgtcggctgaaaaatatcagtcgggctaCTTCACGAACAATGTCGGCTAAtgagttttcaattcaatccgtgaacgaaatttgcatgatgtctgtaaggaaatgttcgatcggcctCATCCTGTGAAGCTTCATTTATAGTCCTCGATCGGTcatgtttcctggccgacatcgacagtcatttttttcgatcaatatcggtgaataatatttttttgccgagatgggctaatgttttcctggccgaataaatgggaacatgccagtttcgacCCAAACAAAATGTCAGTTGAGCTCGcaaaaaaaaacctagccaacttacattgtaaattttttatgcaacaccaaaccaagaaaacttcctctgccgtaaaaaaaaaaaaacaatatcagccagcgagcgttttttaaaaaaaattgcgcaatgtctgctgaaaaatatcagtcggggctatttcacgaccgatgtcggtcaatgagttttttattcaatccctgaatgaaatTTACATCATGTCAgctaggaaatgttcgatcggcgtcctccgatgattcttcttttttagacctcgatcggtcatctttcctggtagacgtcgactgtcatttttttcgatcaatatcggtgaataatgttatttttgccgagatgggctaatgttttcctggccgaataaatgggaacatgccattTTCGACCCAAACAAAATGTcagttgagctcgcacaaaaaaacctagccgacttacattgtaaattttttatgcaacaccaaaccaagaaaacttcctctgcgtaaaaaaaaaaaaaaaacattatcggccagcgagcgtttttaaaaaaaaattgcgcaatgtcggctgaaaaatatcagtcggggctatttcacgaccgatgtaggacaatgatttttttattcaatccctgaatgaaatTTGCATCATGTCAgctaggaaatgttcgatcggcgtcctccgatgattcttcttttttagacctcgatcggtcatctttcctggcagacgtcgactgtcatttttttcgatcaatatcggtgaataatgttatttttgtcgagatgggctaatgttttcctggccgaataaattgGAACATgtcagtttcggccgaaacaaaacgtcggttgagctcgcacaaaaaagcctagtcgacctacattgtaaattttttatgcaacaccaaaacaagaaaacttcctctatcgtaaaagaaccattatctgccagcgagagtttttcaaaaaaaattgctcaatgtcggctgaaaaatatcagtcggggctatttcacgatcgatgtcggctattgagttttcaattcaatccatgAACGAAATTTGCATGATATCAATTGGGAAAAGTTTGATCGGCATCATCTTGTGAAGCTTCTTTTCTAGACCTCGATCAGTCatgtttcctggccgatgtcgacagtcatttttttcgatcaatatcggtgaataatatttttttgccgagattggctaatgttttcctggccgaataaatgagaacatgccagtttcgacCCAAACAAAatgtcggttgagctcgcacaaaaaaacctagccgacttacattgcaaattttttatgcaacaccaaatcaagaaaacttcctctgccgtaaaaaaaaaacattatctgaTGAGGACATAACcaagggcaaggaccatgaagcacttgaaggtcccatgaccagaggcagacttaaacaagcccaacacgtcatagagacaaggctggtcatttgtatagctgccattgatgatgattgaaggcccaagtggagaaagatgaaggcccagaggcagaggcactaccaagactactaattgttgttgaaggcccaaactaacttgaaggcccaagttaaataagtttttagttataatttatttttattgtaattttggcccaaactgtttagaaggcccatgtctatttttatctttttcttcagatacactataagtatttgtttttgttttcaataaaagggacttttgacatttgataaaatttggtgagagtttctctctgagttccttgttgaaccaatctcagacttatcaaggtaatccttgtggcgtctaccctgacttatcttccttcaccggaagtggcgtcatccaaacctccgtagcctgtatcaaacgatccactcctactcaggttcacaccatctggtatcagagcttcggctcttgatacaggttctatcctatcctatcctatcctattttttttttcttcgtaatttgtctaggtttgtgtttttgtccttgttctgttatttgcgttcttgttcttgttcttgttcttgtcacgttcttgttcttgtttcttgtgtctttcaaactttgtgtcaaaaaaaaaaaaaattgtttgagttcttgtttcttgttcttgtgCCTATCATATTGTATTCTGTCTTTTGTTCATAACTTTTGTTTCAGCCTATTCGAATTCTGTTTGGGGTAAAAATTGCCTAATTGCTGAATTGCTAAATTGTCAAATTTGCCTAATGATGATTGCCTATTGAACGAATTCTAATAGCTGGacgtctgaaaaaaaaaacaaaaaacaaaaaaaatagagagagaaaaaaaagaaagaaagaaagagaaagaaagaaagaaaaaaaaaaggaaacagttgcaaaaaaaaaaaagttgcaaaaattttgaaaaaaaaaagtgggtgtttgatctttgaaaacgaaattgaggcatttagaggtgttttttttgaaagaaaatcgtggaacaaatccccttatctagattctcctctgaattctgagcgttttgatatatagtgggcctcaaacggacaactgtagcaaaagttatgagcatttgaagtttacttgtcctaTCTGTTgtcctatctaatatcttatatgttatcctacctaatatcttatctgttatcctatctaatatcttatctgttatcctacctaatatcttatctgttatcctatctataatatcttatttgttatcatatctgttacccaaattaaagctcacctgttatccaaatccaaatctaatatattattatccaaatcaagtccaagttgttatcccaaatcaaatctgtttgtgatcattatattgtctttccttttattttatattaccttgtgtgtctaatttggtccatccaggaacttaagaggaaacacgagtggtaaaaggcaagagggaatacattacacaaaagcctattGAGAGCATTAAACACGAGTGTACTACCATCTAAGAGACGTGAGTAGAGTGTTGTGAGGTCCTGAaaccttaataatttttattgcacatttttttttcctgttgaaTTATGGCTGGagcaggtggtggtggtgacgaGTACCATCAGTTGGACGGCGCTCAACGTCTGTTAGTGGATGCGATGAATGCACAGATGCAACGTTTGCTAGACCGTACCACAGAGGAGGTCTATGGACGACTAGAAGCTTTGGAGAACCAAGCCAATCAGAATGCTAGACGAAATATAGATGGGAATAGAGGTAACAATGGCGGTAATGACGAACCGAGGCAGAACCGGGTTGAGGGAGTAAAGCTCAATGTTCCTCCCTTCAAAGGTAGAAGTGATCCAGATGCCTACCTGGACTGGGAAATGAAGACTGAGCACGTATTTGCCTGCAATGACTACACTGATGCGCAGAAAGTCAAGCTAGCAGCAGCTGAATTCTccgactatgcccttgtttggtggcataAATACCAAAGAGAAATGTTGAGAGAGGAACGGCGAGAggtagatacatggactgagatgaaaAGGGTGATGAGAAAAAGGTATGTGCCCACTAGCTATAACagaaccatgcgacagaaaCTCCAAGGGCTGTCCCAAGGGAATTTAACCGTGGaagaatattataaagagaTGGAAATGGCGTTAGTGAGGGCCAACATCGAAGAGGACTCCGAAGACACAATGGCTCGTTTCCTGAATGGTCTAAACCCTGAAATcagagatgttgttgaattacaGGAGTATGTGgtgttggatgacttgttacATAGGGCGCTTCGGGTTGAAcagcaaattaaaagaaaaagtgcaaCAAGGAGGAACTCACCCAATACTTACAACCAAAACTGGGCCAAcagatccaagaaggagggaggtaATTCGTTCCGACCTGCAGCCACATCCCCGTATGGAAAGTCAGCAACACCCAGTGTAGGTGGAAGCAAACATAACACCTCCACTTCCTCATCCAATACTGGAACCAGAAACATAAAATGTTTCAAGTGCTTAGGCAGAGGACATATTGCTTCTGAATGTCCAACCAGGAGGACCATGATCATGAAGGCTGATGGAGAAATCAGTAGTGAGTCTGAAATCAGtgaagaagaagtggaagaagaagagtatGAGGAGGAAGCTATGCAGGGTGATATGTTGATGGTGAGAAGGCTGTTGGGAAATCAAATGCAGCCACTGGAtgacaatcaaagagaaaatattttccacaccaGATGTGTAATTAATGGTAAGCTAtgctctttaattgttgatggaggaaGCTGTACCAATGTTGCAAGTTCCACATTAGTGACCAAACTGAATTTGGAAACTAAGCCCCATCCTAGACCATACAAACTTCAgtggcttagtgaagatgaagaggtaaaagtGACTCAACAGGTTGAGGTGTGTCTCACCATTGGGCGATATAATGACAAGGTGCTGTGTGATGTGGTCCCAATGGAAGCGACCCATGTGCTGTTAGGAAGACCGTGGCAGTATGATACCAAggcagtgcatgatggcttcaccaacaaaatCTCTTTCCAGCAAGCTGACAAGAAGATTGTTCTCAAACCGTTATCTCCTCAAGAGGTTTGTGaggatcagataaaaatgagagaaaagaaaaagagtgagacactTGAGAGGAAGAAGAGTGAGACacttgagaaggaaaagagaggaaagaaaaagagtgaaacacttgagagggaaaagagagaaaacaaaaagagtgaaacacttgagggcAAACAGCTTTATTTAGCAACAAAAAGGGAGGTGAGGAGGGTGCTTTGTGCGAGACAACCCctctatttattgttttctcaaCGTCAGATGTTGCATGCTAACCCAATTGATGAATTTAAATTGCCTTCTAGTATTCAATCTCTTCTGCaggattttgatgatgtgtttCCAGCAAGTGTACCAGATGGTTTGCCACcattgaggggaattgagcatcacaTTGATCTCATTCCAGGAGCGTCCTTGCCCAATCGGCCAGCTTATAGGAGCAACCCACAAGAAACTAAGGAGATCGAAAGGCAAGTATCCGAACTCCTGAGCAAAGGTTGGGTgagagatagtat of the Glycine max cultivar Williams 82 chromosome 13, Glycine_max_v4.0, whole genome shotgun sequence genome contains:
- the LOC106794292 gene encoding uncharacterized protein, whose amino-acid sequence is MAGAGGGGDEYHQLDGAQRLLVDAMNAQMQRLLDRTTEEVYGRLEALENQANQNARRNIDGNRGNNGGNDEPRQNRVEGVKLNVPPFKGRSDPDAYLDWEMKTEHVFACNDYTDAQKVKLAAAEFSDYALVWWHKYQREMLREERREVDTWTEMKRVMRKRYVPTSYNRTMRQKLQGLSQGNLTVEEYYKEMEMALVRANIEEDSEDTMARFLNGLNPEIRDVVELQEYVVLDDLLHRALRVEQQIKRKSATRRNSPNTYNQNWANRSKKEGGNSFRPAATSPYGKSATPSVGGSKHNTSTSSSNTGTRNIKCFKCLGRGHIASECPTRRTMIMKADGEISSESEISEEEVEEEEYEEEAMQGDMLMVRRLLGNQMQPLDDNQRENIFHTRCVINGKLCSLIVDGGSCTNVASSTLVTKLNLETKPHPRPYKLQWLSEDEEVKVTQQVEVCLTIGRYNDKVLCDVVPMEATHVLLGRPWQYDTKAVHDGFTNKISFQQADKKIVLKPLSPQEDFDDVFPASVPDGLPPLRGIEHHIDLIPGASLPNRPAYRSNPQETKEIERQVSELLSKGWVRDSMSPCAVPVILVPKKDGSWRMCSD